A section of the Hevea brasiliensis isolate MT/VB/25A 57/8 chromosome 17, ASM3005281v1, whole genome shotgun sequence genome encodes:
- the LOC110646127 gene encoding BTB/POZ domain-containing protein At2g24240-like: MKIPKDRIRFNVGGRIFETTSTTLANAGRNSFFGALFDDNWALKQSINDSNPNSEFYIDRNPDCFGVLLDLLRTGDLHIPSHVPERLLHREASFYGLLNHVRSAKWGSFDGNRLHHSRSVTGRAPGDGTAIRAGPDGGCCVAHGSMVHVYDWMMEEHPPINLDYQRVNDVAWLDSENVILSACERLGRGDGGMGLFSKSTGELRYKFQVCHENQLKSYTAGALSTSSDYRIFSSCKGRSNEYGIGVWDQISGKQIDFFYESPGWSLGDADKLQWLNGSNCLLVATLFPRKDNCYISMLDFREKRMVWSWSDIDAPITVDEKRVRDAIAMEDCNAVCVVNEYEDLGFIDLRMSGGSVRWSSRSRLMKGKMPDEPCYPKLALHEGLLFSSMDDCISVFCGPDWVLTSRFRQLYGGSICDFSIGGDRLFALHSEENVFDIWETPPPPIL, translated from the coding sequence ATGAAGATCCCCAAAGACAGAATCCGATTCAACGTTGGAGGCAGAATCTTCGAGACAACCTCCACGACCTTGGCAAATGCTGGCAGAAACTCTTTTTTCGGTGCATTGTTTGATGATAACTGGGCTTTAAAACAGTCTATCAATGACTCCAATCCTAATAGTGAATTCTACATTGATCGAAACCCCGATTGTTTCGGTGTCCTCCTCGATCTTCTCCGCACCGGCGATCTCCACATCCCTTCCCATGTCCCGGAAAGACTCCTTCACCGGGAAGCCTCATTTTACGGTCTGTTGAACCACGTAAGATCTGCCAAATGGGGCTCATTTGATGGAAACAGACTCCACCATTCCCGGTCTGTCACTGGCCGGGCACCAGGGGATGGTACCGCAATTCGTGCAGGTCCGGACGGTGGGTGCTGTGTGGCTCATGGAAGTATGGTGCATGTTTATGATTGGATGATGGAAGAACACCCGCCTATTAATCTTGATTACCAGAGAGTGAACGATGTGGCTTGGTTGGATTCTGAGAATGTGATTCTTAGTGCCTGTGAGAGATTAGGCCGAGGAGATGGAGGAATGGGGCTGTTCAGTAAGAGTACAGGGGAGCTCAGGTATAAGTTTCAGGTCTGCCATGAGAATCAATTGAAGAGCTATACAGCTGGGGCTTTGAGCACCAGTTCTGATTATAGAATTTTTAGTAGCTGTAAAGGGAGGAGTAATGAGTATGGAATTGGAGTGTGGGATCAAATTAGTGGCAAACAGATTGATTTCTTTTATGAGAGTCCAGGTTGGTCACTAGGTGATGCtgataaattgcagtggttgaacGGGAGCAATTGTTTGTTGGTGGCTACTTTGTTTCCAAGAAAGGACAACTGTTACATTAGCATGTTGGATTTTAGAGAGAAGAGAATGGTGTGGTCTTGGTCTGATATTGATGCTCCTATTACCGTGGATGAGAAAAGGGTTCGAGATGCCATAGCTATGGAGGATTGTAATGCTGTTTGTGTAGTGAATGAGTATGAGGATTTGGGGTTTATAGATTTAAGGATGAGTGGAGGGAGTGTAAGGTGGAGCTCGAGGAGTCGTTTGATGAAGGGGAAGATGCCTGATGAACCTTGTTATCCAAAACTGGCATTACATGAGGGGCTGTTGTTTTCATCAATGGATGATTGCATTTCTGTGTTTTGTGGTCCTGACTGGGTATTGACATCTAGATTTCGACAATTATATGGAGGTTCAATTTGCGATTTTTCAATCGGTGGCGATAGACTCTTTGCACTTCACAGTGAAGAAAATGTCTTTGATATATGGGAGACTCCACCTCCACCAATTTTATGA